CGGACACCAGACCGGCCCGGGCCAGCAGGGCGGAAGCGCCACCGGCCTTGGCCTGGGCAGCTTCCTCGGGATTCTGCACCGCCACAATGCGGGGCATGTTCACGTGGCGAAGCATGGCCAGAGAGGGCGGCAATTCGGCGGTGTGCAGCAGGAAGGCCACACCCGCTTCGCGAGCCGCAGCCATGACCGCATCCGCGCTGTCTCTCAGGCCTCGTAGATCAAGGCCGATCTTGGCGCCATCCCGCATGGAGGCCTTGAGTTCCTCCAGCCGCGCCCGCAGCTTGTTGGCATCAGGGAACGCATCGGTGCGGGGCAGCGCCCAGCCCCCCGCACGCAGGAAGGCGGCCTGGAAATCGAGCGAACCCGGCGCCTGCCAACCCTGCATGGTTGGCGAGGTGGCAGTGTTAAGGAAGGGCTCGGCCATTCGGGGCTCCGGAGTGTGGAGAGTTCGCGCCACACAGGACATCATTGTGGGGCCAAAAGGGCGTGACGGGGTTTAAGCATTTGACCCAGGGTCAAGACGCTCTCGCCCCGTCACGGATATTCCTCAGGCCTTGACGGCAGGGGCAGGCGATTCCACGGGATCAAGGAAGGGCATCATGCGGCGAAGTTTGCGGCCTACCACTTCCAGGGGATGGTCATAGTCTGCCGCCCGCTGGGCCTCGAACCACTGGCGGCCGGTCTTGTTCTCTTCGATCCACGCCGTGGCGTAGCGGCCGTCCTGGATCTCCTTGAGGATCTCCTTCATCTCGGCCTTGGTCTGGTCAGTCACCAGGCGGGGCCCGCCGGTGTAGTCGCCGTATTCGGCCGTGTCGCTGATGCTGTAGCGCATGTAGCTGAGGCCGCCCCGCTGCATGAGGTCCACGATGAGCTTCAGCTCGTGGAGGCACTCAAAGTAGGCGATTTCCGGCTGGTAGCCCGCTTCCACCAAGGTTTCGAAGCCGGCCTTCACCAGGGCGCTGGCGCCCCCGCAGAGAACAGCCTTCTCACCGAAGAGGTCGGTTTCGGTTTCCTCTGTAAAGGTTGTCTCCAGAACGCCTGCCCGAGTGAGGCCTAGGGCGGCTGCATAGGAGAGCGCCACGGCCAGGGCCTGGCCGCTGGCGTCCTGGTGGATGGCCACCAGGGCGGGCGTGCCGCCGCCTTCCACGAAGACCTCGCGAACGCGGTGGCCGGGGCTCTTGGGGGCCACAAGGCTCACATCCACGCCCGCCGGGGGCTCGATGCAGCCGTAGCGGATGTTGAAGCCATGGGCGAACATCAGCGTCTTGCCGGGGGTGAGGTTCGGGGCGATGGACTCGGCGTAGAGGGCACCCTGCCCCGTGTCGGGCGTGAGCACCATGATGACGTCCGCCCAGGCCGCGGCCTCGGCGGGGCTGGTGACCGTGAGACCCTGGGCCTCGGCCTTGGCCCGGGAGGCCGAACCGGCGTGCAGGCCCACACGGACGTGGACGCCGCTGTCCTTGAGGTTGAGGGCGTGGGCGTGGCCCTGGGACCCGTAGCCGATGATGGCGACCTTCTTGGCGCGGATCAGGCCGAGGTCGGCTTCGTAGTGGATGGTGGCCATGGTGGCTCCTTGTTGAGGGGTTTCGGTGGTTGAGAGATTTGAAAAACGGATCACCACCAAGACACGAAGACACCAAGAAAAGCCAAAACGGCTTCTTTCGCCGTTCTTGGTGACTTGGTGACTTGGTGGTGAATGTTCTTGTTCATGGAGGTGCCGCCTCTCGGTTTGGACTTAGACAGACATGGCTTCGTGGCTGGTGCCTGTGCGCAGAGGTAGGGCCGGGCGGACGGGGGCCGCAGGGCGCGCGCCACGGGCCATGGCCACGGCGCCGGTGCGGCCCATCTCGAGGATCCCGTAGGGCCGCATGGCGTCCACCAGGGCGTCGATCTTGGCGAGGCTGCCGGTGCACTCGATGACCAGGCTGTCCTCGGCGATGTCGACCACCGCGGCCCGGAAGACCTGGGCCAGCTGCAGCACCTCGGAGCGGACCTCCAGGGCCGTCGACACGCGCAGCAGCACCAGGTCGCGCACCACCACGGGACCGTCCGCCAGGGGCTCCACCGCCAGCACGTTCACGAGCTTGCGGAGGTGTTCCACGGCCTGGCGGACCCGCGCGGCATCCGAGTCCACCACGATGGTCATGCGCGAAAGACCGGGGCGCTCCGTGGGGCCCACGGTGAGGGAGTGGATGTTGAAGCCGCGCCGCCGGATCAGCGAGGCCACCCGGGTGAGGACGCCAGGTTCGTCATCGGTGTAGACCACCAGGACTTGATGGGGA
This sequence is a window from Geothrix sp. PMB-07. Protein-coding genes within it:
- the ilvC gene encoding ketol-acid reductoisomerase, which produces MATIHYEADLGLIRAKKVAIIGYGSQGHAHALNLKDSGVHVRVGLHAGSASRAKAEAQGLTVTSPAEAAAWADVIMVLTPDTGQGALYAESIAPNLTPGKTLMFAHGFNIRYGCIEPPAGVDVSLVAPKSPGHRVREVFVEGGGTPALVAIHQDASGQALAVALSYAAALGLTRAGVLETTFTEETETDLFGEKAVLCGGASALVKAGFETLVEAGYQPEIAYFECLHELKLIVDLMQRGGLSYMRYSISDTAEYGDYTGGPRLVTDQTKAEMKEILKEIQDGRYATAWIEENKTGRQWFEAQRAADYDHPLEVVGRKLRRMMPFLDPVESPAPAVKA
- the ilvN gene encoding acetolactate synthase small subunit, with amino-acid sequence MSQIHPHQVLVVYTDDEPGVLTRVASLIRRRGFNIHSLTVGPTERPGLSRMTIVVDSDAARVRQAVEHLRKLVNVLAVEPLADGPVVVRDLVLLRVSTALEVRSEVLQLAQVFRAAVVDIAEDSLVIECTGSLAKIDALVDAMRPYGILEMGRTGAVAMARGARPAAPVRPALPLRTGTSHEAMSV